In Deltaproteobacteria bacterium, the genomic window CCCCAGAAAATACCCAGCGCCAGGGCCAATACCAAAGTCATCCGTAATTTTTTGGCCTTTCCCATCTTACACCTCCTTGTCTCCCGGGTTTGATCTTTTTGTTGCAAGTCTCTGACCCCTACACCATTTGTTGCAAACACGGATGTCATAGTCTCCTGGTTTTGTCAAGGAAAAATTTTATCAGCCTTCGCAGAAAACCATGGGCTTGCCCGTGGATAAATGTGCAAACATTTGTTGTGCTACGGCGTGATGTCGCCCAAAGCCTAAGACGGATACCCGCGACGTAGCCGAAGGCAAAGACGGGTATTTTGGGGGACCATGGGTCTACCCGTGGGGCTTCATTGTCCCGTTAGGGGCATGAGCGAAACCTCCACCTTCAGGCGAAAATTTCAACCCAGATTATGCATGACAGATTATGCATGACAAATTTTGAATGAATTCGATGTCTTCGGACTGCACCCGTTTTTTATACCAGGATTCAAGGGGTCGAGGTAGAAAACCGGCATTGACAGGATGGATCAAATTCGAGGGGGGGGCAGGATTTGGACGAAAGGGGGCCCGTCTTTCCGGGGCAACTTCAGGGAGACCTTTGAAAAACGTCCTCTTTTGCCCAATCTCTGCGTCAGACTCAAATTTTAATCCTCGAAATACTTCAATGTATTCCTGCGGTTAAAATTTTCGCCTTCCTTGACCTTGAACAAAATTGAACATTTTTCAAAGGTCTCTCAGGGTTTCAGGATGAAGGTTTTCGGGCCTCCATAACTCCGTTTACCACGTATCTGGGGGGTTCACCCCTGGTAACTCCAGCGATGTTTTCAAGGCCCGCGCTCAACATTCGGTGAAAAGCCCCCCGGGTGATACCGGCCACATGGGGTGTGATCAAGAGCCTGTCACGGGCCTCCGCCGAAAGGTTCAGGAGAGGATGATCGGCGGGAGGAGGTTCAGGAGATATAGTGTCAACGGCTGCTCCCCCGATTCGACCCTCTTCAAGTGCTGCTGCAAGGGCTTTGGAATCCACTATCTCTCCTCTGGCCGTGTTTATCAGAATGGATCCGGGAGGCATGCGATCCAGCTCCCGCTTCCCGATCAGATGCCGTGTTTTCGGATGCAGGGGGACATGGAGACTGATCACGTCGCATGTTGAGAGCAGTTCGTCAAGGTCCATGTAAGTAACCCCCAGATCGGCCTCCACGGTTTCAGGAGCGCGCAGCACATCATAATAAAATATCTCAGCCCCAAGCAACTTGACCAAACGCGCCACTTCCCGACCTATGGCTCCCAGCCCCACGATACCCATCCGGGTATCCCGCACTTCCTGGAGGCCTTCCTTGAAGTACTTTTCCCTTATAGAGGCGTAATTCCCGGCCTTCACCTCCCTGTCGCAGATCACCATGCGACGTTGAAAGGCAACGAGTAGGGCCAGAGTATATTCCGCCACCGTTTTATTGTTTTGACCGGGAGCGTTGCATACCGGGATCCCATAAAGGGCGGCGCTTTCGGCATCGATCCTGTCATAACCCACGCCCGCACTCTGGATCATCTGGATGCTGGGAATGTTTTCCAGGATTCTCGGGGTGATCACAGGAAAGGAGGCGGGAAGGAAAAGGAAATCCATCCCTCGGCAGACCTCAATGACCTCCTCCTCGGTGACGGCATGCCTGAAGTGCATCTCCAGCTCCCCTGGAAACCGTACACCTGAATCCTCGAACCGCTTTCGCGGCAATATGCTCATGACCTTGGCCTTCATGCCTTCTCCTCGGTTGGCCGGACCTTTTTTCCCGCCAAGTTTCTCCTTCCGAAAACTCAGCCCAAGAGTTCTTTCATGACCCTGGTGATCCGCTCCATGCCTATACGGCACTCTTCAAAAGACGTTGCGTAGGAGAGGCGAAGATATCCCTCCCCCCTTCTTCCAAATGTCACACCGGGGACAAGGGCCACACCTCCTTTTTCCAGGAGGAGATCGGCCACTTTCCGGCAATCCATACCAGGGACGTCAAACCTGACGAACACGTAGAAGGCTCCTTTTGGGGTGGTCGTGCATTCCAGTCCTGGACAGGCGGATATGGCATCCAGGACAAGTTTTCTCCTCTCGTCGAACTTCTCCACCATCTCTTCCACACACTCTTGTGGACCTTCCAAAGCCGCGATGGCCCCTGCCTGGGCAAAGGAGCATATCGAAAGAAGGATATTTTGCTGAACCCTGACCGCGGCCTCTACCAAGTCGGCGGGGGCCGCGAGGTAACCGATACGCCACCCCGTCATGGAATAGGTCTTGGAAAGGGATCCCCAGATTACGGTCCTCTCTTTCATTTCCTCCATGGCGGCAGGGCTAACGAACTCGGCCCCGTCATAAAGGATCCGATCATAGGCCTCATCCGAGAAAAGGACCAGGTCCCGTTCCTTGGCGAATCTGCAAACCTCCCTGATCTGATCGGCCGTCATGACTCCCCCGGTTGGATTCTGGGGGGAATTGACGATTATTCCCCTGGTACGATCCGTTACAAGTCGGCCGGCTACCTCAAGGTCAGGTGCGAAGTTCTCCTCCTCCAGCAAAGGAATGGGCACAGGGATCCCGCCTGCCAACCGGATACATGAGGTGAACTGGCTGTACCCGGGGTCCGGAACCAGGATCTCGTCGCCGGGTTCCAGGAAAGCACTAAGGCTCAGGTACATGGCCTCCTGGCCGCCACCCGTCGCCATGATCTCCTTTTTCGAATCATACGCAAGCCCCTTGTACTCCTTCAGGTGTGCGGTCAAGGCCTCCAGAAGCCTGGGCATCCCGGCATTGGGGGTATAATGAACCATCCCCTTGTCCATGGCCTCCATTGCGGCTTCCTTGATATGCCGGGGAGTATCGAAATTGGGTCTTCCAACCCCGAAATTTATAACCTTGACCCCCTTTGCCTCCAACCGGAGAGCCTTGTTAAAAACCTCCCGTATCCCGGATCCAGGGATCTCTTTCATCCGCTCCGCCGCCAGGGAACGCTTCATCTCTTTTCTCCTTTCCTCATCCCTCCAGTGGGCGCAAGAGGATCAACAGGTTTCTCCTTGAATTCACCATAGACTCGATTTCCACGGGGAAAACCAACCGCAGACATTATCCCAAATTATGATCCCATGAAAAAGCTACCTCCCTTTTTGTTGCTCGACGATACAATCGAGGATGAAAGAAAACCAAAGCAAGGAGGTAGCCACGATGTATTATACAGGAATCGATCTGCACAAGAAAACATCTTACATAACCACCATTATTAAAGCATTCTGAAAGCACCCGATGGGTGAAGGGTAAAAGGGATGTTTCCTCCGCTACGTTCCCGCCAAACAGCCGGCGGGCAAGCATTCACACATAATTTGGGGTTATTTCATAGTAAAAGACTCAACCCGAATTCTGCAAGCCTCAAGTTTGCATCCTAACGGGTTCAGGAGTGGTTATGCAAGTTTGTGTTCAAAGAACCTTGACCTCTTCAGAAGGTTTATAAACCAAGAGCATTGGTAGCGGAATTCTCAGGGTGATGGCCTGGGTCGGGCAGATATATACACAACCCGCAAAATGGCTGCACTCCTTGGGGTAGGTCACGGTAGGGATCTCTCCCTTTTTTGACCCATAGTATACGTCTTCCGTGCAGAGATCGACGCACTTGCCGCACTTGTTGCACTTTTCAGGATCGATTACGGGTGGCATTATCTTCTCCTCCTTCAGTAAGGTCTCCACTGGAGCATATTTTGCCCGTTTCTGTTGCAAATGATGTGGGCCTGGTTCAGGGTCGGGTTGGTGAAGGGATAATCCGGCCGCACGTGCAGGCCCCGGGTCTCTTTTCTGTCCAAAGCCATGATGAAAGTGATCTCTCCCAGGTCCAGCATGTTGAGAACTTCCAGGCATCGGCCCAGTTCGTGGGGATTTCTCGCAAGCATGGAGGCATGGGCCTTCTCCTTTATCCTCCGCAGGTGATGAAGTCCCTGCAACAGGAGACTCTCGTTCCGGACATGTCCGGCATAATCCAGCATGGTCTGCTGAAGGGCCACATTGGTCTCTTCCCAGTCCGGTCCGATCTCCCGACCCCGGATCTGATCGATCATGGCCTTTTTCTCTTCAATAAAAGAACGATGGACTTCCAAGTCCGGGTCAGAGAGGCCGTCCACATACTTTGCGGCGTTCTCTCCGCCTATGTAACCGAAGGTGGCGGCAGCCGAGATATCCCCGAAGGCTTCGTCACCTGCGGCATAAAGCCCTTTGAGGGTCGTTTCCGCCCTCTCATTGGCAACGATCAACCCACCCCCTCGGAGGGGATAGGTTGCGAACTCAATCGGATGCTTCCTGAGATCTATGCCTTCCTCTTTCATATGGTCGAGGAGGGACACATTTCCCTCATGAACGAACCAGTGGAGCATGTATTCCAGGTCTTCTTCTTCAATCCCCCTGCAATCCATATACAAAGGGCCCTTTCCGGATTTGGTGTACTGTTCAGGGACCAGTTTGTTGACCTCGCAGATCATGTCTCCGTATTTCCGGTCGGGCTTGGTGACAAAGGTTCCCGCGGGTTTCCCGTCCCAGCCCCTCATGACACCGACCCAGGTGGCCTGTCCGAACTTTGCGAAGTACTTCGGGCCGATGTGCCGCTGGGGCATCTCCAGATTCTGCAATTCGGCCCCGGCCCTGTAAGCCATGGCCCGTCCATCCCCCGTCTGGACTCCGCCATGGGGATCGTTGAACATCCATCCCGGGGTCAGGCAGGGATAGAGTCTGGAACACTTGCCGGTACCCAGCAAAACGGCCTTGGCCTGGAACACGTACACCTTGTCTTCCCGGGTGTGGACACCAATAGCTCCAACAATGGAATCGCCTTGCCTCAACAAATCGAACACCATCACCCGGCCCATGATCTCCGCCCCGCGATCCTTGGCTTGCTTTACCAGGACCTTTTTCTGGAAACGTCCCTCGTACTTGATGTGGGTGAAGGGACGGCCCGGGAACGAGTGTCCGGCAAACTCCCATTTTCCCTTGTACTTCATGGGGATCCCATAGCTGTCCCACAGCTTGACGATGTCATAGGCTTTGGTGAACTGGGCCCTCA contains:
- a CDS encoding 2-hydroxyacid dehydrogenase, producing MKAKVMSILPRKRFEDSGVRFPGELEMHFRHAVTEEEVIEVCRGMDFLFLPASFPVITPRILENIPSIQMIQSAGVGYDRIDAESAALYGIPVCNAPGQNNKTVAEYTLALLVAFQRRMVICDREVKAGNYASIREKYFKEGLQEVRDTRMGIVGLGAIGREVARLVKLLGAEIFYYDVLRAPETVEADLGVTYMDLDELLSTCDVISLHVPLHPKTRHLIGKRELDRMPPGSILINTARGEIVDSKALAAALEEGRIGGAAVDTISPEPPPADHPLLNLSAEARDRLLITPHVAGITRGAFHRMLSAGLENIAGVTRGEPPRYVVNGVMEARKPSS
- a CDS encoding pyridoxal phosphate-dependent aminotransferase, whose amino-acid sequence is MKRSLAAERMKEIPGSGIREVFNKALRLEAKGVKVINFGVGRPNFDTPRHIKEAAMEAMDKGMVHYTPNAGMPRLLEALTAHLKEYKGLAYDSKKEIMATGGGQEAMYLSLSAFLEPGDEILVPDPGYSQFTSCIRLAGGIPVPIPLLEEENFAPDLEVAGRLVTDRTRGIIVNSPQNPTGGVMTADQIREVCRFAKERDLVLFSDEAYDRILYDGAEFVSPAAMEEMKERTVIWGSLSKTYSMTGWRIGYLAAPADLVEAAVRVQQNILLSICSFAQAGAIAALEGPQECVEEMVEKFDERRKLVLDAISACPGLECTTTPKGAFYVFVRFDVPGMDCRKVADLLLEKGGVALVPGVTFGRRGEGYLRLSYATSFEECRIGMERITRVMKELLG
- a CDS encoding 4Fe-4S binding protein gives rise to the protein MPPVIDPEKCNKCGKCVDLCTEDVYYGSKKGEIPTVTYPKECSHFAGCVYICPTQAITLRIPLPMLLVYKPSEEVKVL
- a CDS encoding FAD-binding protein is translated as MQEEIVKTDVLCIGGGIAGLMAAIRAREMGAKVVVAEKGNPLYSGCGRMGNDHFETWIPEVHGEDRDTWIEELLRTAKGEILISKDLLRAQFTKAYDIVKLWDSYGIPMKYKGKWEFAGHSFPGRPFTHIKYEGRFQKKVLVKQAKDRGAEIMGRVMVFDLLRQGDSIVGAIGVHTREDKVYVFQAKAVLLGTGKCSRLYPCLTPGWMFNDPHGGVQTGDGRAMAYRAGAELQNLEMPQRHIGPKYFAKFGQATWVGVMRGWDGKPAGTFVTKPDRKYGDMICEVNKLVPEQYTKSGKGPLYMDCRGIEEEDLEYMLHWFVHEGNVSLLDHMKEEGIDLRKHPIEFATYPLRGGGLIVANERAETTLKGLYAAGDEAFGDISAAATFGYIGGENAAKYVDGLSDPDLEVHRSFIEEKKAMIDQIRGREIGPDWEETNVALQQTMLDYAGHVRNESLLLQGLHHLRRIKEKAHASMLARNPHELGRCLEVLNMLDLGEITFIMALDRKETRGLHVRPDYPFTNPTLNQAHIICNRNGQNMLQWRPY